The following proteins are encoded in a genomic region of Gossypium hirsutum isolate 1008001.06 chromosome D05, Gossypium_hirsutum_v2.1, whole genome shotgun sequence:
- the LOC107905807 gene encoding uncharacterized protein has product MAAENHETSNGWPLGLQIMNIRLGLQQRLQAAAPAVELYFLHIPSSSFSSFSSSNLDTESSASFFQDNSVSLGKLIGYGPGERESLYLQNSIHTDQSCRLPVRGACNCKDKGRSADASQSQGICIPLLLGALLKITGNKIKSKRLE; this is encoded by the exons ATGGCTGCTGAG AATCATGAAACGTCCAATGGTTGGCCACTTGGACTACAGATAATGAATATAAGGCTTGGGTTACAACAAAGGTTACAGGCTGCGGCTCCAGCTGTGGAACTATACTTTTTGCACATTCCCTCTAGCAGTTTTTCCTCATTCTCCTCTTCCAACCTTGACACCGAG TCCTCAGCATCATTTTTCCAAGATAACAGCGTATCCCTGGGGAAGCTAATTGGATATGGACCAGGTGAAAGAGAATCGTTGTATTTACAGAACTCAATCCATACGGATCAGAGCTGTAGGCTACCTGTAAGAGGTGCCTGCAACTGCAAGGATAAAGGACGCAGTGCAGATGCGTCTCAGTCTCAGGGGATTTGTATTCCTCTCCTACTAGGAGCTCTACTAAAGATTACTGGAAACAAGATCAAGTCAAAGCGATTGGAATGA
- the LOC107905808 gene encoding protein E6-like precursor codes for MASSPKLFSMSILFLFALFSMQIHAREYFSKFPRVNTNEKETTTREQEHETFVPQTTQKPEEQEPRFIPETQNGYGLYGHESGSGSGSGSSRPSFTTKETYEPYVTPVRFHPDEPYNSIPESSNNKDTYYYNKNAYKSTKQQNLGEAIFTEKGWSTKENQNNNYYNGNINGEKQGMSDTRYLENGKYYYDVKSENSYYPNQLDNSRGVASRNEFDENRYNNMGRYHQNQEEFEESEEEFEP; via the coding sequence ATGGCTTCCTCACCAAAACTCTTCTCTATGTCTATCCTCTTCCTTTTTGCCCTCTTCTCCATGCAAATCCATGCTAGAGAGTACTTCAGCAAATTCCCAAGAGTTAACACCAATGAGAAAGAGACAACAACCAGAGAGCAAGAGCACGAGACCTTCGTTCCCCAGACCACCCAAAAGCCAGAAGAGCAAGAGCCAAGGTTCATCCCTGAAACCCAAAATGGTTATGGCCTTTACGGCCACGAGTCAGGCTCAGGCTCAGGCTCAGGCTCAAGCCGGCCCAGTTTCACCACCAAAGAAACCTATGAACCCTATGTCACCCCTGTTAGATTCCACCCTGATGAACCCTATAACAGCATCCCCGAATCCTCCAACAATAAAGACACTTACTACTACAACAAGAATGCCTACAAGTCCACTAAGCAGCAAAACTTGGGCGAGGCCATTTTCACCGAGAAAGGATGGAGCACCAAGGAAAACCAGAACAACAACTACTACAACGGCAACATTAATGGCGAGAAGCAAGGCATGAGCGATACTAGGTACTTGGAGAATGGAAAGTACTACTATGACGTCAAGAGTGAGAACAGCTATTATCCAAACCAGCTCGACAACTCAAGAGGAGTTGCTTCCAGGAACGAGTTCGATGAGAATCGTTACAACAACATGGGAAGGTACCACCAGAACCAAGAGGAGTTCGAGGAAAGCGAGGAAGAGTTCGAACCCTGA
- the LOC107905806 gene encoding uncharacterized protein At4g28440: MATTGQPKRQGQQQQQQQQQNKTTEKRKPVFVKVDQLKPGTKGHTLVAKVLSSNMVLQKGRAASRNLRQTRIAECLVGDETGTVLFTARNEQVDLMKPDDTVILRNAKIDMFKGSMRLAVDKWGRIEVTDPANFVVKEDNNLSLVEYELVSVLENDEIAET, encoded by the exons ATGGCGACGACAGGGCAGCCAAAACGACaaggacaacagcagcagcagcaacaacaacaaaataaaacGACGGAGAAGAGAAAGCCGGTGTTTGTGAAAGTAGATCAGCTAAAACCAGGGACAAAAGGCCACACCTTAGTCGCCAAGGTATTGTCCTCTAACATGGTCCTTCAAAAGGGTCGAGCCGCTTCTCGAAATCTCCGCCAAACCCGCATCGCTGAGTGCCTTGTAGGAGACGAGACCGGCACTGTCCTCTTCACTGCTCGTAATGAGCAAG TTGACTTGATGAAGCCCGATGACACTGTAATTCTTCGTAATGCGAAGATCGATATGTTTAAGGGTTCTATGAGGCTGGCTGTCGACAAATGGGGCCGCATCGAGGTCACTGACCCTGCCAACTTTGTTGTTAAAGAGGATAACAATCTATCGCTTGTCGAGTATGAGTTGGTTAGTGTGCTTGAAAATGACGAGATTGCTGAGACCTAA